A window of Chlorobium phaeobacteroides DSM 266 genomic DNA:
ATATCGCCAAACCGAATCCTGTCGATGCCATATTCTTTTACGGTCTCCTGATCACTGGTTACAATATCGTAATCGCCCTTTGCCACATGGGCAGAACCCACACCCGAACCCATACAGACAGCAGGCACCATCGTCGTTACCGGCACTTCGAGCGCGCCGCCTTCAAGCTCCCTGATTTTCAGAATTTTTAATAGTTCAGGATCAAGATTAAACAGGGTGATGTCGGGATAATCGATGAGTTTAAGACCCTGACCTTTCGCCCGGATCATAATCGTGTCGCTGTACGTGAGATTTTCTTTCGCTTCACGGGGGAAATCAACGATCAGATGCTCGGAGCCGCCATGATGACCGATAACTACGCCTTCGGCGCCTTTGGCCTCGCCACTGGTAACCGTGGCCCGGTTGCCAACGCAGGAATAGATCTGCAAACCTACATTCGGATGCTCATAAGGCTTATGGGTATCCGCCGTACAGCTTACCCCTGGCTCTACATGATCTCCAGCCCAGCCGAATGCTGAATCGCCAACCTGCACGTTCAGAGTTATCCCTCCGATTGAGGGCAAGAGAAATGGATTACCCTGATGATCAACCTCCCAGTTTCCCCGTGTTCTTGGTTGTCCGGGTTGACACTGGAGAAGAAACTCTACAATATTTTTTTCGTTTGTTTGCAGCATGTGAGAAGGTCTTGTTTCAATATGATAACTTTACAGAATATTCACCCGTTACCCCTTTAAGCTAAAGGCAGAATCGCCATTTTATCTCGAAAATATTTGATAACCCACGGCGAATAATCAATAAATAATGTAACAAAAACACATTTGTGATTTATTATTATTACTGACAAGTTAAACTATCGTGGGCTAACCGTTCCGAAAATGAATAGCAGGCAATGCCTGCGGTCTGAAAGGCGGTTCCCGTTTGTTTACTCGCTGATCTTTTTACGCAGCGATTTGATTGCTGAACGTTTTTCCTTGCTTTCAAGACGTTTTTCGCGTGATGCTCTGGTGCGTTTTGTCGCCCTGCGTTCTTCCGGCTCATCAACAGCTTTCAAAAGAAGCTCGTGCAGACGACAGATGGCATCTTCACGATTTTTTTCCTGACTGCGAAACCGCTGCGCCTTGATAATGACAATCCCTTTTTTTGAAATTCGACGGTCTCTGATCTCAAGCAGTCGCTCTTTGACCTCATCAGAAAGAGAGGAGTCTTTGATGGCAAAACGCAGATGAACTGCGGTTTCAACTTTATTGACATTCTGCCCGCCAGCCCCCTCCGAACGCATGGTGCTGAGTTCGATTTCAGCACGGGGGATGGTTATGGATGAAGTCTCTTTATGTGCCATAGTAAATAATGTTTATCTATCGTGAGTAACGTTCGGGTTTGAGCCTTTGTCTTCAGGGCAGATCCATTACTCTATCAGCATTAATAGTATTTCATTAACCACAACAAAAACGCCATGAACTTCAACGACCTGCTACAGCTTGGAGCATCGCTTATTCAGGGAAACAGCGATGAAAACACAACCGGTTTGGCAACAAATAAAATCAGCAATGCTCTTGCAGATCTTCTTGGGGGAGGAGGAAAACTTGATTTCGGGACTATTGTGTCAACCATGCAGTCAAGCGGCCTCGGAGATATGGCGGCATCCTGGCTTGGGAAAGGAAATAACATGCCGATTTCAGCGGATAGCATCGCCAATGTAATCAGCCCGGATAAAATTGCCGCTTTTGCCGCACAACTCGGACTCCCCGAAAGCAGTGCAAAAACTGCCATAGCAGATGCTCTGCCCCGAATGATCGATCAAGCCAGTCCTGATGGATCGATACTCGAAAGCTTCCTCGGTAAAACTGGCGGCGTACAGGGGCTGCTGGATCTTGCAGGTAAACTGGTGTGATGGATTAACCGTATAACGCCAGAAAACCGTCAGGATCAGAATTTTAACGTTCTGACCCTGACGGTTAACAACACACAACACAAAGGCCTTATGAACTCAGCCTAAAGGTGTAACGTTTTCTGCCTGAAGTCCTTTTGCCCCCTGAACAACTTCCATCAAGACTTTCTGACCTTCTGTAAGACTTTTTCTGCCGGAACCCTTTATTGCGCTGTGATGGACAAAAACGTCCTTGCCCTCTTTCTGAGCAATAAAGCCGTACCCTTTTTCTTCATTGAACCACTTTACCGTTCCTTCAACCTGATTTCCCATGTCTTCCTCTTTTTTTTGCCGTTTCGCCGAAACAGGCTGGTTATATAACACAGTGACATACCGTGCCCCTTAGCTGACAATTTAGTTACTTTAACGCAATTGAAAAAACCGGTTTCACCGTTTATTTTATGAAAAGCGCAATATTGGCGCAATAAGAGGCCAAATGTTGGCTACACTCGCCGTTAAACGTCACGAAATGCGCCAATCCGGCTCTTCATCTTTTTTTCAAACACTATCGCAAAGCTGTTGACCCCCATCCTGGGGATGTTTTATCTCAACGTTTGTTCCTTCATCGAGAGATCCCTCCCTGAAGTCGGGATGCCGAATGGGAAGATTCCGGGTGATGAATGGGAACATTGAGAATCAGCGATCAATCGAATCAAGATGAGCGATCAGACAAGTCGGAATGACCGATTGGTTAACCGGATATCAAGTTGAACATCCGGTTAACCGGTTTTCTACCTGATGCCCCACAATTTGATCTTCCGATCATCACTGCCGCTGGCGATGACTCTGCCGTCAGGAGAGATATCAACTGACTGCACTTCGAGCGTATGGCCTCGGTAGGTATGGAGGAGCTTTCCGCTTTTAACGTCCCACAACCTTACCGATTCATCGTTTGCCGCGCTGGCGATTTCAGTTCCATCCGGAGTGAAGCAGACGCTGCGTACTGCGTCATGGTGACCTTCAAGAGTGCAGAGGAGTTCTCCGCTCCGGGCATCCAGAATTTTTATTTTTGAGTCCCTGCCGCAGAAGGCTATCAGGCTGTCGTCAGGGCTGAAAACAACTGCATGGGAGAGGGTATCGCCGGTATTGTAGTTTGCTGTATTTTTGCCGGTTTGAGCATCCCAGATCCTGATAACCGTTTCCTCTCCGCAACTTGCAATTTTCTTGCCATCATGACTCCATGCGAGACACTCGATATAGGAGATGTGACCGGTAAACCTCTTAAGCTCTCTGCCGGTTTCCACGTCCCAGATTCTGATCGTCGTATCCCTTGAACAGCTTGCTACAACAGTACTGTCAGGGCTGAAGGCAACCATGCGAACAGCGGTATCATGTCCTTTACAGACGTGAAGGCACTGACCTGTGGCGGCATCCCAGATTCTCACGGTGCTGTCGGTGCTTCCGCTGGCAAGGCGTCTCTGGTCGCGACTGTAATCGACGCACTCAACCCATGTTTCATGGCCCTTCATGGTATGCAGAGGCTTTCCGGATTCGATATCCCAGAGAATAACCTGTTCATCAAATCCGCCGCTGACCAGCTTTTTGCCGTCGGTACTGAATTTTACCCCCAGTACCCGGTCAAGATGGGCCTCCATGGTTTTAAGAAGATTCGCATCTTCCTGCACTTTAGGACGTTTCAGCTCCTCTTCTTTTTTTCCGAATAATTTGGTTAAAAACCCCATAGCTGTGCTTGTGTTTTGAGTAACGAAATTTCAGTTTTCAATGTAACAAAATATTTGCCCTTCACCGCATCCCCTTGATTCAGGAAAACTTGTAGTTCCTGCCTTTCCACCTTGAGCCGCGACCTGATTTAACCTGATAAAATGAGTTCAGCGCAATCGCAATCAGAACAAACTGCGAGAGGGCATGAAACCATACCATTGATAATGGCTGCCGGCACTTTACAGCTATGATGACCCTGCAGGACAGCGCAATCGCAATTTGCGTGAGAGGAAGCAGTAAATGTGCCGGGGCCGTATCTCCCCTTGCCAGCGCCAGTGTAAAAAAAAACCAGGGGGCAACATGAAAAATCGCCGTAAGCACAACAAGTAAAAAAAGAAGCGGCGTACTGTAGCCAAGCCCGGCAAAAAGATTTTTCGAAAAACCCTCAATGACCTCCCTGAAGTTCCGGTACATCCTGCAGCTTACCGCATCGACGCCATTGTAAGCGACAACTTTTCCTCCGGATTTTTTAACCGCCTTGCACAACCAGACATCTTCAACAAGGGCGTTTTTTACTGCCGCGTGGCCGCCTATGCTCTCATAAAATTTAGAACGAAACAGAATAAACTGACCGTACGCAAAACAGAACGCAGGTTTTTTTGATCTGCTGAGAAGTCGAAGAGGTAGATAACAGAGAAGAATTACATAGACCAGCGGAACAACAAGCCGTTCAAAAAAAGTTTGCGTCTCCTGGAGGGGAGTCAGCGACAGCATGTCTGCGCCGGACTCCTCCATGGCAGCAACCGCTCTGGATAACGCTTCCGGTTTATGAGTGGTATCAGCATCGGTAAAAAGCAGTAGCTGACCCTCTGCTTTCGTGGCAAGCTGACGGCAAGCCCAGGCCTTGCCGTGCCATCCCTCGGGAAGAGATTCTCCCTGATAAATCTTCAGACGAGAACCATACTTTGCCTGAAGACGCTGTAATATCTCCCATGTTCTGTCCGATGATCCATCATCAAGCACAAGAATCTCGACGTTATCGTATGTCTGTAAAATCAGCGATGCGAGGCATCCTTCAATGTTCAACTCCTCATTCCTTGCCGGCACAAGAACGGAAACAAAAGGCCTTGCCCGATAAGGCGTCAAAGGAAGAGCGGGAAGATCGCGCAGGTTTCGAAGAAGAATCCCGAAAAAAACCATCAGCGAAACCAGAACAACTATCTGGTAGATCAATATCAGCATGGCAAAGGTAAAAAGGCTGCCGTTGATCAGGCAGCCTTTGCGTTCAGTAATTCCATCAAAGGAGATCTCAGTCGATGAGCTTGTTGATATTGTACTCGAAAATACCTTCAGCTCCTGCCCGTTTCAGTTCAGGAATCAACTTGCGGACTGTTTTTTCGGACACGATAACCTCAAGAGCCACCCAGTTTTCATCGGCCAGATTTGAAATAGTTGGCTGACGAAGTGCCGGAATAATAGCGGCTATGTTTTGCAGGGCTGCTTTTGGAGCATTCATTTTCAAGCCGACTTTCCCCTGGGCGTTAATGGCGCCCTGTAAAAGCATGGCCATATTCTCGATCTTTTCGCGCTTCCACGAATCGTTCCATGAGGCCTTGTTGGCTATCAGTTTGGTATTTGATTCAAGGATGGTATCAACGATCCGAAGTTTGTTTGCCCGGAGCGACGAACCTGTTTCCGTTACCTCGACAATAGCGTCGGCCAGATCGGGAGGCTTGACCTCTGTTGCGCCCCAACTGAACTCGACTGATGCATTGACTCCGTTACGGGCAAGATACTTTTTGGTGATATTGACCACTTCTGTCGCAATATGCTTACCTTCAAGATCTTTTACCGACTTTATCGCGGAACTCTCGGGGACGGCAAGCACCCAGCGTACCGGCCTCATGGAGGCCTTTGAATAAACAAGGTCGGCAACCTCAACGACATCGGCATCGGTTTCAATAATCCAGTCCTTACCGGTCAACCCGACGTCAAAAGCGCCAAGTTCCACATAGTGAGCCATTTCCTGCGCACGAATCAGAATGGCTTCAAGCTCATCATCTTCGATAGAGGGGAAGTAGGATCGGCTCTGAACCGAAAAATGAAATCCCGCATTAGCAAACAACTCAAGGGTTGAGTCCTGAAGACTACCCTTTGGCAAACCTATTTTAAGCACGTTCTGCAAATTATCCATAAGGAGAATCAATGTATTGAATTAACAGTTACAACTCTTGTAATGACAAGGCGCCGTCGCGAAAAACTCCGTAGGAGTTTATTCCGTCTATCCAGCTCCCGAGATTAATATAGCGACTGGAACCATTGCTCAGCAGATACTCTCCCCGAACATGGTTATGACCGCACACAAAGTAATCAAATTCCTGTTTCGTGACGAGCGATTGGGCAAAGTTTAACAAACGATCTTTCTCCATCGTATAATTGACCTGCTTGTGATGTCGGCTGAATCTGGAAGATTTTCTCATGAGCGCAACGCCGAGATCGGCATGAAACCCGGTAAATAAACCGAGAAAGTATCGGTTTCTGACGAAACGGGCAAACAATTTATAGCCGATATCCCCCTCTCCAAGACCGTCGCCGTGAGCAACGATAAACTGCTTGCCGTCACGGGTAAAACTGTTCACGCCATAGAGGGTTTTGACGCCAAGCTCCTCGTCGAAAAAACGGCCAAGAAAAAAGTCATGGTTTCCGGCGAGGTAGTAAACGTCTGCATGGCTGCGAACAAGATCTGATAGCAGGCAAATAAAACGGGTGAATCCTTTGGGTATGACATGATGAAACTCCATCCAGTAATCAAGAATATCGCCGAGCATATAAAGCGAACCGCCTTCCGCTTTTATGATGGCAAAAAGAGTTTCGAGTTTTTCAAGCTTGAGATCTTCATCCTCTTGAGACTGCAAACCGAAATGGGTATCGCTGATAAAAAATGTCGCTCCCATGTCACATAAAGGCATCTGCATCAGTTCACAATAATTGCGCAGCACCTATAACGGCAATCGGAATGCTGATATTGTCAACCTCTTTCGGACTGATCCCTTCGACTACCGTGGCAATAAGGGCTATCAGGAGAATTCTGGTGACATTAAATGCCTCCGGCACTATCAAATGAACAAAAAACAGACCGGCAAGAGCGCTTCCGACAAAAAAAGCAAGGCTCCCTTCGACGCTTTTCTGACTGAGAATGTTGTATTTGATTTTTCCATAACGGGTTCCGACAATCGGGGCCAAACCGTCACCCCAGCCGAGCACCGCCATGGCAAGAACACCCTCAAACTGCTTGTAGTATATTGAACCGCAGATCATGGCGACCACAACAAAATAGAGCGTTCCCTTGAGCAGTTCGCGCTTGTCTCCGGTTCGGGTCATGGTTTTCACGGCCTGATCGTCCTCGGCTGCAAAAAGGCCTTTCTGTACCAGAAGAAGCGTCCAGACAGCAAAAACCGTGATGTTCAGGTACTGAGACCAGTGCCCGTCAACAAAAAGCGGCAGAAAAACAATAACCGAACCGGCACAGATGTGGGTGATTTTTCGACTGATGTCTCTTGGAAGGCCGTTGTTGGTAACCAGATAATCCATGAGAGGCGGCACACTGAACACGTACACGAAGGTAAGCAACGTAACGAGTGCGTTGTGCCAGACGACGGGAAGCGAAAAGAAGGTGGCCTGAAGCATGATCATGGGGCATCAGTTATTAAAGTTTATGAAAGCACATCTCACTGTATTAAAAAAAACAACACAATCGATCCATCAACTTTCAGGGATGCAGAATTAACTTCTCTGCCATCGCTATAATACCGCTATTTTAACGGAAAGGATACCAGATAAATCCACTCACATATATTTCGAGCCTATCATACCGGCCACAATCAGGTTATTCAGAAGAAAGAGAATATTGTTGGCGACCTGATATCGGAGAAAAGCATTGTGCTCCTGCACATCGCTTTTCCCTATCGCATTGCCGAATCCGTCTTCGACGGTGCCTTTCATAAAGGATATGCTGCTTTTCGGATCGCGAAGCAACTGTATCTGAATGACAATATTCAACGCCAGACCGATGAGTACCAGCACAATCGCCACCGTGAACCCCCAGCTCCAGGCGAGCCAGGCAAGCACAGCAAACACAAGGTCAATGATGATGAACGAAACCAGAAACGTATTTCTGGAACCGATCATGACCGCCAGAGATTTAAGACCGCCCTCCTTGTCCCCTTCGACAGACTTGAAATCATTGAGAATGATCAGGGCTATGGCCATGAAAAAGTTCAGTCCTGCAAGCCAGATCACTTCTGGACGTATTTCGCTGAACAGGGCATTGGCCGATAAAAACGTAACGAAACTGTACGAAAACCCTACCGCCGGAGCGGAGGTCATGATATTTTTCTTGAGCTTGAGAGGAGGAGCGGAGTATATGTAGGCAATGAGAAGCGCGGTCAGAATCGAAACGATGATAACCGTGCCCCGAACGCCACCGATATGCAGACCGAGAAAGACGCCAAGACCGATGGCAAGCAACAGCACGGCGATACTGTTCCAGAGCGCTTCCTGCACGCTAAGACGACCTGATGGAATTGGGCGCGTAGGCTCGTTGACTCGATCGAGCTCGAGATCGAAATAATCGTTCACAGACTGGCTGAAACCGGTTCCAAGCGGACCGTATAGCAGAAAGATCGATGCAAGCAAAAGATAGTCGTGAAGAGTTGGCTGCATGGCTCCTGATGCCATAACTCCGCCGGCAAGACAGGGGAAAACGCTGATCCAGGTTACCGGATCAAGCAGTTCGAGATGGGCCCTGAGTTTATCGACAAATCCAGGTCGTCGTACGGCAACTGACATGCTGTTCGTTCGTTAAATGATACGTTCACTCAAACTTAAATTTACAAATCGATGTAAAGATAAAAAAACTCCTGAATGCAGATAAGGTTTTTATCTGCTGATACTATTCATGGGTTACGATTTCATTGCAGATTCTCTGCCGACTGACCGAAAAGAGTTGCCGAAGTCGACCCGGTAATCATAACCCTGACCAAATCTCCGGGTTGATGGATGCCCCGGTCGAATACCACAACCCTGTTGCCGTCAGTTCTTCCCATAAGCTGATCGGAAGAACGACGACTTTCCGATTCGACAAGAACTTCAACGACAGAACCAGGCGCCAGGCCAAGCAGCTCCGCAGAAATACCATTCTGCAGATCGATAATCTCCTGCAGCCGCTGCTTTTTAACCTCTTCAGGCACATCATCGGGCATGGTTCGGGCTGCAAGTGTTCCCTGTCTGACGGAATAGTAAAACATGAAGACCGAATCGAAACGGACTTCGCGCATCAGTTCGAGCGTTTGGTCATGATCAGCTTCACTTTCGCCGCAAAAGCCCGCGATAAGATCGGTAGAAAGCGATATACCAGGAATCCATTTGCGAAGAAGCTCTATTTTATTCCGGTACTCCTCGATGTCGTGTCCTCTGTTCATTCGAGCAAGCATACGCGTCGAACCGGACTGCACCGGCAGATGAAGATGATTACAGATATTCGGCCGTAATGCCATCGTTTCCACAAGCGAGTGCGACATATCCTTCGGATGGGAGGTAGTAAACCGTATTCGCGTTTCGGGAGCTTCCCGACTGACCGCATCGAGCAACCGGGAAAAATCTGCACCTGATGCAGGATCATGGTATGAATTGACGTTCTGACCAAGCAGCGTTATCTCTCTGCAGCCGTCGTCGGCAAGCGCACGAACCTCGTCGAGAACCGATTCGAACGGGTGACTGCGTTCACGTCCTCTGGTGAATGGAACGACGCAGAAA
This region includes:
- a CDS encoding DUF4438 domain-containing protein, which produces MLQTNEKNIVEFLLQCQPGQPRTRGNWEVDHQGNPFLLPSIGGITLNVQVGDSAFGWAGDHVEPGVSCTADTHKPYEHPNVGLQIYSCVGNRATVTSGEAKGAEGVVIGHHGGSEHLIVDFPREAKENLTYSDTIMIRAKGQGLKLIDYPDITLFNLDPELLKILKIRELEGGALEVPVTTMVPAVCMGSGVGSAHVAKGDYDIVTSDQETVKEYGIDRIRFGDIVALQDHDNRFGRAYRKGAITIGVVVHSDCLEAGHGPGVTTIMTSAVPIIKPVLDPHANLADILKIGTVLKM
- the arfB gene encoding alternative ribosome rescue aminoacyl-tRNA hydrolase ArfB gives rise to the protein MAHKETSSITIPRAEIELSTMRSEGAGGQNVNKVETAVHLRFAIKDSSLSDEVKERLLEIRDRRISKKGIVIIKAQRFRSQEKNREDAICRLHELLLKAVDEPEERRATKRTRASREKRLESKEKRSAIKSLRKKISE
- a CDS encoding YidB family protein, with the translated sequence MNFNDLLQLGASLIQGNSDENTTGLATNKISNALADLLGGGGKLDFGTIVSTMQSSGLGDMAASWLGKGNNMPISADSIANVISPDKIAAFAAQLGLPESSAKTAIADALPRMIDQASPDGSILESFLGKTGGVQGLLDLAGKLV
- a CDS encoding cold-shock protein is translated as MGNQVEGTVKWFNEEKGYGFIAQKEGKDVFVHHSAIKGSGRKSLTEGQKVLMEVVQGAKGLQAENVTPLG
- a CDS encoding WD40 repeat domain-containing protein, with the translated sequence MGFLTKLFGKKEEELKRPKVQEDANLLKTMEAHLDRVLGVKFSTDGKKLVSGGFDEQVILWDIESGKPLHTMKGHETWVECVDYSRDQRRLASGSTDSTVRIWDAATGQCLHVCKGHDTAVRMVAFSPDSTVVASCSRDTTIRIWDVETGRELKRFTGHISYIECLAWSHDGKKIASCGEETVIRIWDAQTGKNTANYNTGDTLSHAVVFSPDDSLIAFCGRDSKIKILDARSGELLCTLEGHHDAVRSVCFTPDGTEIASAANDESVRLWDVKSGKLLHTYRGHTLEVQSVDISPDGRVIASGSDDRKIKLWGIR
- a CDS encoding glycosyltransferase, translating into MLILIYQIVVLVSLMVFFGILLRNLRDLPALPLTPYRARPFVSVLVPARNEELNIEGCLASLILQTYDNVEILVLDDGSSDRTWEILQRLQAKYGSRLKIYQGESLPEGWHGKAWACRQLATKAEGQLLLFTDADTTHKPEALSRAVAAMEESGADMLSLTPLQETQTFFERLVVPLVYVILLCYLPLRLLSRSKKPAFCFAYGQFILFRSKFYESIGGHAAVKNALVEDVWLCKAVKKSGGKVVAYNGVDAVSCRMYRNFREVIEGFSKNLFAGLGYSTPLLFLLVVLTAIFHVAPWFFFTLALARGDTAPAHLLLPLTQIAIALSCRVIIAVKCRQPLSMVWFHALSQFVLIAIALNSFYQVKSGRGSRWKGRNYKFS
- the hisG gene encoding ATP phosphoribosyltransferase — translated: MDNLQNVLKIGLPKGSLQDSTLELFANAGFHFSVQSRSYFPSIEDDELEAILIRAQEMAHYVELGAFDVGLTGKDWIIETDADVVEVADLVYSKASMRPVRWVLAVPESSAIKSVKDLEGKHIATEVVNITKKYLARNGVNASVEFSWGATEVKPPDLADAIVEVTETGSSLRANKLRIVDTILESNTKLIANKASWNDSWKREKIENMAMLLQGAINAQGKVGLKMNAPKAALQNIAAIIPALRQPTISNLADENWVALEVIVSEKTVRKLIPELKRAGAEGIFEYNINKLID
- a CDS encoding UDP-2,3-diacylglucosamine diphosphatase, translated to MQMPLCDMGATFFISDTHFGLQSQEDEDLKLEKLETLFAIIKAEGGSLYMLGDILDYWMEFHHVIPKGFTRFICLLSDLVRSHADVYYLAGNHDFFLGRFFDEELGVKTLYGVNSFTRDGKQFIVAHGDGLGEGDIGYKLFARFVRNRYFLGLFTGFHADLGVALMRKSSRFSRHHKQVNYTMEKDRLLNFAQSLVTKQEFDYFVCGHNHVRGEYLLSNGSSRYINLGSWIDGINSYGVFRDGALSLQEL
- a CDS encoding diacylglycerol/polyprenol kinase family protein; this translates as MIMLQATFFSLPVVWHNALVTLLTFVYVFSVPPLMDYLVTNNGLPRDISRKITHICAGSVIVFLPLFVDGHWSQYLNITVFAVWTLLLVQKGLFAAEDDQAVKTMTRTGDKRELLKGTLYFVVVAMICGSIYYKQFEGVLAMAVLGWGDGLAPIVGTRYGKIKYNILSQKSVEGSLAFFVGSALAGLFFVHLIVPEAFNVTRILLIALIATVVEGISPKEVDNISIPIAVIGAAQLL
- the bchG gene encoding (bacterio)chlorophyll synthase; amino-acid sequence: MSVAVRRPGFVDKLRAHLELLDPVTWISVFPCLAGGVMASGAMQPTLHDYLLLASIFLLYGPLGTGFSQSVNDYFDLELDRVNEPTRPIPSGRLSVQEALWNSIAVLLLAIGLGVFLGLHIGGVRGTVIIVSILTALLIAYIYSAPPLKLKKNIMTSAPAVGFSYSFVTFLSANALFSEIRPEVIWLAGLNFFMAIALIILNDFKSVEGDKEGGLKSLAVMIGSRNTFLVSFIIIDLVFAVLAWLAWSWGFTVAIVLVLIGLALNIVIQIQLLRDPKSSISFMKGTVEDGFGNAIGKSDVQEHNAFLRYQVANNILFLLNNLIVAGMIGSKYM
- the miaB gene encoding tRNA (N6-isopentenyl adenosine(37)-C2)-methylthiotransferase MiaB, with translation MPRARRKFYIHTFGCQMNQADSGIITALLEKEGYQQAASEEEAGIIMLNTCAVRENAVERISHYLQHVKGFKRKCPELIVGLTGCIPQYRREELFTVFPVIDFLAGPDTYRVLPALIAEAGDSRSARLEFNAFETYDGVRQARTQSLNAFVPIIRGCNNMCAFCVVPFTRGRERSHPFESVLDEVRALADDGCREITLLGQNVNSYHDPASGADFSRLLDAVSREAPETRIRFTTSHPKDMSHSLVETMALRPNICNHLHLPVQSGSTRMLARMNRGHDIEEYRNKIELLRKWIPGISLSTDLIAGFCGESEADHDQTLELMREVRFDSVFMFYYSVRQGTLAARTMPDDVPEEVKKQRLQEIIDLQNGISAELLGLAPGSVVEVLVESESRRSSDQLMGRTDGNRVVVFDRGIHQPGDLVRVMITGSTSATLFGQSAENLQ